The following coding sequences lie in one Mycobacterium sp. Z3061 genomic window:
- a CDS encoding CsbD family protein has product MADSNSGPAEAVKGIVEDVKGKAKEAIGTVTGRGDLVNEGEAQQDKAEAQRDAAKKEAQAEAARGAAEVAEERQKSNQ; this is encoded by the coding sequence ATGGCGGACAGCAACTCGGGCCCGGCCGAAGCGGTCAAGGGCATCGTCGAAGACGTCAAGGGCAAGGCCAAGGAGGCCATCGGCACCGTCACCGGTCGCGGTGACCTGGTCAACGAGGGCGAAGCGCAGCAGGACAAGGCGGAAGCCCAGCGCGACGCCGCGAAGAAGGAAGCCCAGGCAGAGGCCGCTCGCGGTGCCGCCGAGGTGGCCGAGGAGCGCCAGAAGTCCAACCAGTAG
- the tsf gene encoding translation elongation factor Ts, with protein sequence MANFTAADVKRLRELTGAGMLDCKNALADSDGDFDKAVEALRIKGAKDVGKRAERATAEGLVAAKQGALIELNSETDFVAKNAEFQALADQVVNAALESKAADVESLKAASIGDKTVEQAIAELSAKIGEKLELRRVQYFDGNVETYLHKRAADLPPAVGVLVEFEGTDNDAAHSVALQIAALKARYLSRDDVPEDVVASERRIAEETAKAEGKPEQALPKIVEGRLNGFFKDSVLLEQPSVSDNKKSVKALLDEAGVTVTRFVRFEVGQA encoded by the coding sequence TTGGCGAATTTCACCGCTGCCGACGTCAAACGACTTCGGGAGCTGACCGGTGCTGGAATGCTCGACTGCAAGAACGCGCTGGCCGACTCGGACGGCGACTTCGATAAGGCGGTCGAGGCGCTGCGGATCAAGGGCGCCAAGGACGTCGGCAAGCGCGCCGAGCGGGCGACGGCCGAAGGTCTGGTCGCCGCCAAGCAGGGTGCGCTGATCGAGCTGAACTCCGAGACCGACTTCGTCGCCAAGAACGCGGAGTTCCAGGCGCTGGCCGACCAGGTCGTCAACGCCGCTCTGGAGTCAAAGGCCGCCGACGTCGAGAGCCTCAAAGCAGCCAGCATCGGCGACAAGACCGTCGAGCAGGCCATCGCGGAGCTGTCGGCCAAGATCGGCGAGAAGCTGGAGCTGCGCCGGGTGCAGTACTTCGACGGAAACGTCGAAACCTACCTGCACAAGCGGGCCGCCGACCTGCCGCCGGCCGTCGGCGTGCTGGTCGAGTTCGAGGGCACCGACAACGACGCCGCCCACTCGGTCGCGCTGCAGATCGCCGCGCTCAAGGCGCGCTACCTGTCGCGCGACGACGTCCCCGAGGACGTGGTGGCCAGCGAGCGTCGCATCGCCGAGGAGACCGCCAAGGCCGAGGGCAAGCCGGAGCAGGCGCTGCCCAAGATCGTCGAGGGCCGCCTCAACGGCTTCTTCAAGGACTCGGTGCTGCTCGAGCAGCCCTCGGTGTCCGACAACAAGAAGTCGGTCAAGGCGCTGCTCGACGAGGCGGGCGTCACCGTGACGCGGTTCGTGCGCTTCGAGGTGGGTCAGGCCTAG
- the rpsB gene encoding 30S ribosomal protein S2: MAVVTMKQLLDSGTHFGHQTRRWNPKMKRFIFTDRNGIYIIDLQQTLTYIDKAYEFVKETVAHGGSVMFVGTKKQAQESVAAEATRVGMPYVNQRWLGGMLTNFSTVHKRLQRLKELEAMEQTGGFEGRTKKEILMLTREKNKLERSLGGIRDMAKVPSAIWVVDTNKEHIAVGEARKLGIPVIAILDTNCDPDEVDYPIPGNDDAIRSAALLTKVIASAVAEGLQARAGLGRGDGKPEAEAAEPLPEWEQELLAGAAATAATEAAGTPEPTTDAS; the protein is encoded by the coding sequence ATGGCTGTTGTGACCATGAAACAGCTGCTTGACAGCGGCACCCACTTCGGGCACCAGACCCGTCGCTGGAATCCCAAGATGAAGCGGTTCATCTTCACCGACCGCAACGGCATCTACATCATCGACCTGCAGCAGACGCTGACCTACATCGACAAGGCGTACGAGTTCGTCAAAGAGACTGTCGCCCACGGCGGCAGCGTCATGTTCGTCGGAACCAAGAAGCAGGCGCAGGAGTCCGTCGCGGCCGAGGCGACCCGCGTCGGCATGCCCTACGTGAACCAGCGCTGGCTGGGCGGCATGCTCACCAACTTCTCCACCGTGCACAAGCGGCTGCAGCGCCTCAAGGAGCTCGAGGCGATGGAGCAGACCGGTGGCTTCGAGGGTCGCACCAAGAAGGAAATCCTGATGCTGACCCGCGAGAAGAACAAGCTGGAACGCAGCCTCGGCGGTATCCGCGACATGGCCAAGGTGCCGTCGGCGATCTGGGTCGTCGACACCAACAAGGAGCACATCGCCGTCGGCGAGGCACGCAAGCTGGGCATCCCGGTCATCGCGATCCTGGACACCAACTGCGACCCCGACGAGGTCGACTACCCGATCCCGGGTAACGACGACGCGATCCGCTCGGCCGCCCTGCTGACCAAGGTGATCGCCTCCGCGGTCGCCGAGGGCCTGCAGGCCCGCGCCGGGCTGGGCCGCGGCGACGGCAAGCCGGAGGCCGAAGCGGCGGAGCCGTTGCCGGAGTGGGAGCAGGAGCTGCTCGCCGGCGCCGCCGCCACCGCCGCGACCGAAGCGGCAGGCACCCCCGAACCCACTACAGACGCATCCTGA
- a CDS encoding murein hydrolase activator EnvC family protein: protein MRWLFLVLALLWVLHNAPPADAAGGRLQWPLRPAPAVVRAFDAPSPNWQAGHRGVDLAGAPGQPVYAAADATVVFAGLLAGLPVVSLAHPGGLHTSYQPVRARVRAGQAVASGTVIGELLAGHAGCPRAACLHWGAMWGPASRADYVDPLGLLASTPVRLKPLTGQARGCAWSCTARSRATATWV from the coding sequence GTGCGATGGCTCTTTCTGGTCCTGGCCCTGTTGTGGGTGCTGCACAACGCGCCCCCGGCCGACGCCGCCGGCGGGCGGTTGCAGTGGCCGCTGCGTCCTGCGCCGGCGGTGGTGCGGGCTTTCGACGCGCCGTCGCCCAACTGGCAGGCGGGGCACCGCGGCGTGGACCTGGCGGGTGCTCCGGGCCAGCCGGTGTACGCGGCGGCGGATGCGACGGTGGTGTTCGCCGGCCTGCTGGCCGGCCTGCCGGTGGTGTCGCTGGCTCACCCCGGCGGCCTGCACACCAGCTACCAGCCGGTGCGCGCGAGGGTGCGGGCCGGTCAGGCGGTGGCATCCGGGACGGTCATCGGTGAGCTGCTGGCCGGGCACGCCGGCTGCCCGAGAGCGGCGTGTCTGCACTGGGGCGCAATGTGGGGTCCGGCGTCGCGCGCCGACTACGTCGACCCGCTGGGACTGTTGGCGTCCACGCCGGTGCGGCTCAAGCCCCTGACGGGTCAGGCCCGTGGGTGCGCCTGGTCATGCACCGCCCGCAGCCGGGCGACCGCGACGTGGGTGTAG
- a CDS encoding tyrosine recombinase XerC: MQAVLDEFDEYLELQCGRSAHTRRAYLGDLRSLFDFLAERGSDLQTLSLPVLRSWLASAAGAGAARTTLARRTSSVKAFTAWALRRGLLTTDPAARLQVPKAHRTLPSVLRQDQALAAMTAAKSGAEQGDPLALRDRLIVELLYATGIRVSELCGLDVDDVDTAHRVVRVLGKGNKQRTAPFGQPAAEALRAWLCDGRPALATAESGPALLLGTRGRRLDVRQARTVVHQTVAAVDGAPDMGPHGLRHSAATHLLEGGADLRVVQELLGHSSLATTQLYTHVAVARLRAVHDQAHPRA; encoded by the coding sequence GTGCAGGCGGTCCTCGACGAATTCGACGAATACCTGGAGCTGCAGTGCGGCCGTTCGGCGCACACCCGCCGCGCCTACCTCGGCGATCTGCGGTCGCTGTTCGACTTTCTGGCCGAGCGCGGATCGGACCTGCAGACCCTGAGCCTGCCGGTGCTGCGGTCCTGGCTGGCCAGCGCCGCCGGCGCGGGGGCGGCCCGCACGACCCTGGCCCGCCGCACCTCCTCGGTGAAGGCCTTCACGGCGTGGGCGCTGCGCCGCGGCCTGCTCACCACCGATCCCGCCGCCCGGCTGCAAGTGCCCAAAGCCCACCGCACGCTGCCGTCGGTGCTGCGCCAGGATCAGGCGCTGGCCGCCATGACGGCCGCCAAATCCGGAGCAGAACAGGGCGACCCGCTGGCCCTGCGCGACCGCCTGATCGTGGAACTGCTGTACGCCACCGGAATCCGGGTCAGCGAGCTGTGCGGCCTGGACGTCGACGACGTCGACACCGCGCACCGGGTGGTGCGGGTGCTCGGAAAGGGCAACAAGCAGCGCACCGCGCCGTTCGGGCAGCCCGCCGCCGAGGCGCTGCGCGCCTGGCTGTGCGACGGGCGTCCGGCACTGGCCACCGCCGAGTCGGGGCCCGCGCTGCTGCTGGGCACCCGAGGCCGCCGGCTCGACGTGCGGCAGGCGCGCACGGTGGTGCACCAGACCGTCGCCGCGGTGGACGGCGCACCGGACATGGGTCCGCACGGGCTGCGGCACAGCGCGGCCACCCACCTGCTCGAAGGGGGAGCGGACCTGCGGGTGGTCCAGGAATTGCTCGGCCATTCCAGCCTGGCCACCACGCAGCTCTACACCCACGTCGCGGTCGCCCGGCTGCGGGCGGTGCATGACCAGGCGCACCCACGGGCCTGA
- a CDS encoding lysophospholipid acyltransferase family protein, translating to MTHSTDHRPSDVVDQAQRFADDARAAMQEKRDKQDGGVSGWVAQRAGDWDLDGQDEATMHRQKFFWNALVDYWFRMEIDGWENVGQAPVLLIGIHSGAPFVWDAWTVGLQWWRRFGPERPLHGTAHDALMAIPGIGRYFRSMGVLPAAPDAIATALAEGRDVALWPGGEVDSLRPWVERDCANLAGRKGFVKMAIRAGVPIVPIATVGGADAMPVLIRGDRLSRMLRLDKLLRLKVFPVAISLPWGIAPAALPQLPLPAKIRTRFMPPIEVDHDPERAEDEDYVDAKYREVEDSIQRGMDALARKRALPVFG from the coding sequence ATGACCCACAGCACAGATCACCGGCCCAGCGACGTTGTCGACCAGGCGCAGCGATTCGCCGACGATGCGCGCGCGGCGATGCAGGAGAAGCGCGACAAGCAGGACGGCGGAGTGAGTGGCTGGGTGGCACAGCGCGCCGGCGACTGGGATCTGGACGGTCAGGACGAAGCCACCATGCACCGGCAGAAGTTCTTCTGGAACGCGCTGGTGGACTACTGGTTTCGCATGGAGATCGACGGCTGGGAAAACGTCGGACAGGCACCGGTGCTGCTGATCGGAATTCATTCGGGTGCCCCGTTCGTCTGGGACGCATGGACCGTCGGCCTGCAATGGTGGCGACGGTTCGGCCCCGAACGCCCGCTGCACGGCACCGCGCACGACGCGCTGATGGCCATTCCGGGCATCGGACGGTACTTCCGCTCCATGGGTGTGCTGCCCGCCGCACCGGATGCGATCGCCACCGCACTGGCCGAGGGACGCGATGTGGCGTTGTGGCCCGGGGGAGAGGTGGACTCGTTGCGGCCGTGGGTGGAGCGCGACTGCGCTAATCTGGCCGGCCGCAAGGGGTTTGTGAAGATGGCGATCCGCGCCGGAGTGCCTATCGTGCCGATCGCCACCGTCGGTGGGGCCGACGCCATGCCGGTGCTGATCCGAGGCGACCGGCTGTCGCGAATGTTGCGGCTGGACAAGCTACTCCGGCTCAAGGTGTTCCCGGTGGCGATCTCACTGCCCTGGGGTATCGCACCGGCCGCGCTGCCGCAGTTGCCGTTGCCCGCCAAGATCAGGACCCGGTTCATGCCGCCGATCGAAGTGGATCACGACCCCGAGCGCGCCGAGGACGAAGACTACGTCGACGCCAAGTATCGCGAGGTTGAGGACAGCATCCAGCGGGGAATGGACGCGCTGGCCCGCAAGCGGGCCCTCCCGGTGTTCGGCTGA
- a CDS encoding MarR family transcriptional regulator has protein sequence MGSVQDAPLGYLLYRVTVALRPEVAAALSPLGLTLPEFVCLRILSMTPGLSSAELARHAGVTPQAMNTVLRKLEDLGAVARPASVSSGRALPASLTGAGQQLLQRAEAVVHAADSRILGRLSESQQREFKSMLEQLGSD, from the coding sequence ATGGGTTCGGTCCAGGACGCGCCGCTGGGATATCTGCTGTACCGGGTGACGGTTGCGCTGCGGCCCGAGGTGGCTGCGGCGCTGAGCCCGCTCGGGCTCACACTCCCGGAATTCGTGTGCCTGCGCATTTTGTCCATGACGCCGGGTCTGTCGAGCGCCGAACTCGCCCGCCACGCCGGCGTCACGCCCCAGGCTATGAATACGGTGCTGCGCAAACTCGAAGACCTCGGCGCGGTGGCGCGACCGGCGTCGGTGTCCTCGGGCCGCGCCTTGCCGGCGTCGCTGACCGGCGCCGGGCAGCAATTGCTGCAGCGGGCCGAGGCCGTGGTGCACGCCGCGGACTCCCGCATCCTGGGCAGGCTGAGCGAGAGTCAGCAGCGCGAGTTCAAAAGCATGCTGGAGCAGCTCGGATCCGACTGA
- a CDS encoding amidase, with protein sequence MARVHAFGDDALGDLDAVGLADAIRSGRVDRAEAVEAAIARAEAADPELNALAFRAFDEARAATGRSGEGYFAGVPTLIKDNIDVAGQPTMSGTDAWQPRPARADSAVTRVVLDTGLISVGKTQLSEFGFSAAAEHPRLGPVRNPWNTDHTAGASSSGSGAFVAAGVVPIAHANDGGGSIRIPAACNGLVGLKPSRGRMPLDPQYRRLPVGIVANGVLTRSVRDTAAFYREAERLWRNPKLPPIGDVTGPGTRRLKIAAVTSSVLREASPGVKDATLKSAALLEELGHHVEYIDNDWVPASFVDDFVLYWGFLAFAQVGTGRRLFGDSFDRTRLDSLTLGLARHTRRNIHRLPLAIARLRGLRRRSARFFGDYDVLLTPTLAEETPSVGYLAPTDYDQVIDRLINWVAFTPLQNVTGEPAISLPLAESADGLPVGMMLAADTGREARLLELAYELEEARPWARIHH encoded by the coding sequence ATGGCCCGGGTACACGCTTTCGGCGACGACGCGCTCGGCGACCTGGACGCTGTCGGTCTCGCCGACGCGATCCGGAGCGGCCGCGTGGACCGGGCCGAAGCCGTCGAGGCCGCCATCGCGCGCGCGGAGGCCGCCGACCCCGAGTTGAACGCGCTGGCCTTCCGGGCTTTCGACGAGGCCAGGGCGGCAACCGGACGCTCCGGCGAAGGCTACTTCGCCGGAGTGCCGACGTTGATCAAGGACAACATCGACGTCGCCGGACAGCCGACGATGAGCGGCACCGACGCATGGCAGCCGCGCCCCGCGCGAGCTGACAGCGCCGTCACCCGGGTGGTGCTCGACACCGGGCTGATCTCGGTCGGCAAGACGCAGCTGTCGGAATTCGGGTTCAGCGCGGCGGCCGAACATCCGCGGCTGGGACCGGTCCGCAATCCGTGGAACACCGATCACACCGCCGGCGCGTCGTCCTCGGGTTCGGGGGCGTTCGTCGCCGCGGGTGTAGTGCCCATCGCGCATGCCAACGACGGCGGCGGATCCATCCGGATTCCCGCGGCGTGCAACGGGCTGGTGGGCCTCAAGCCGTCCCGCGGACGGATGCCCCTGGACCCGCAGTATCGGCGCCTGCCGGTGGGCATCGTCGCCAACGGCGTGCTCACCCGCTCGGTGCGGGACACCGCGGCCTTCTACCGCGAGGCCGAGCGGCTGTGGCGCAACCCCAAGCTGCCGCCGATCGGCGATGTGACGGGACCGGGCACGCGGCGGCTGAAGATCGCCGCGGTGACCAGCTCGGTCCTGAGAGAGGCGAGTCCCGGGGTCAAGGACGCGACCCTGAAGTCGGCCGCACTGCTGGAGGAGCTGGGACACCACGTCGAGTACATCGACAACGACTGGGTGCCGGCCAGCTTCGTCGACGACTTCGTCCTGTACTGGGGTTTCCTCGCCTTCGCCCAGGTCGGCACCGGCCGCCGCCTGTTCGGTGACAGCTTCGACCGCACCAGGCTGGACAGCCTGACGCTGGGACTGGCGCGCCATACCCGGCGCAACATCCACCGGCTTCCACTGGCCATCGCGCGGCTGCGCGGGCTCAGGCGCCGCAGCGCCCGCTTCTTCGGCGACTACGACGTGCTGCTCACTCCGACGCTCGCCGAGGAGACACCCTCGGTCGGTTACCTGGCGCCCACCGACTATGACCAGGTCATCGATCGGCTGATCAACTGGGTCGCGTTCACGCCGCTGCAGAATGTGACCGGCGAACCCGCGATCTCGTTGCCGCTGGCCGAGTCCGCCGACGGTCTGCCGGTGGGCATGATGCTGGCGGCCGACACCGGGCGCGAGGCGCGGCTCCTGGAATTGGCCTATGAGCTCGAAGAGGCCCGGCCGTGGGCCCGGATCCACCACTAG
- a CDS encoding response regulator transcription factor codes for MDVLLLTNQSDFQSALPDLDTFALTVRAAPLGDGEITLTDGADVAIIDARDDLIAARSACRHLTAHQPALAVVAVVAPADFVEVDVDWNFDDVLLPAAGAAELQARLRLAITRRRKAIGGTLQFGDLILHPASYTVSLNGKDLGLTLTEFRLLNFLVQHAGRAFSRTRLMHEVWGYESNGRVRTVDVHVRRLRAKLGTEHESMVDTVRGVGYMAVSPPQPRWIVGEPVLNPVWSGLDRDSIAQ; via the coding sequence TTGGACGTTCTGCTGCTTACCAATCAGTCCGACTTCCAGTCCGCGCTGCCCGACCTGGACACCTTCGCCCTGACCGTTCGCGCCGCACCCCTGGGCGATGGCGAGATCACCCTGACCGACGGCGCGGATGTCGCGATCATCGATGCCCGTGACGACCTGATCGCCGCCCGTTCGGCCTGCCGGCACCTGACGGCTCACCAACCGGCGCTGGCCGTCGTGGCCGTGGTCGCACCGGCCGACTTCGTCGAGGTGGACGTCGACTGGAACTTCGACGACGTGCTGCTGCCTGCTGCCGGGGCCGCCGAGTTGCAGGCGCGGCTGCGTTTGGCCATCACGAGACGGCGCAAAGCCATCGGCGGCACGCTGCAGTTCGGCGACCTGATCCTGCACCCGGCCAGCTACACCGTGTCCCTGAACGGCAAGGATCTGGGCCTCACGCTCACCGAGTTCAGGCTGCTGAATTTCCTTGTGCAGCACGCCGGCCGGGCGTTCAGCCGGACCCGCCTGATGCATGAGGTCTGGGGCTATGAAAGCAATGGCAGGGTGCGCACGGTGGATGTGCATGTGCGACGGCTGCGCGCCAAGCTGGGCACCGAGCACGAGTCGATGGTCGACACCGTCCGAGGCGTGGGGTACATGGCGGTGTCGCCGCCGCAGCCGCGGTGGATCGTCGGCGAGCCGGTGCTCAATCCGGTGTGGTCCGGACTCGACCGCGACTCGATCGCCCAGTAA
- a CDS encoding DUF1942 domain-containing protein, which yields MKFTTTTAKTAIAAAGIAAVSLFGAAAASATPGVPEGLGTPQTLVDGPLVTDYTVSNLQPASVTIPGYTPQGQLWQADINARANSGVVTPVVSNFNARAGEQTYRVISAPATPQGLSPAPITQGGTSTGKVYFDVTGAAPTEVVYNDGMQDVLVWDTNPAGAPAPNSIPGQQPNTMPGQPNTMPGQPNPGQPNTMPGQPNPGQPNPAPGMAPSAPVQQS from the coding sequence GTGAAGTTCACCACCACCACTGCTAAGACTGCAATCGCTGCCGCGGGAATAGCGGCGGTAAGCCTGTTCGGTGCCGCGGCCGCCTCGGCCACCCCCGGTGTGCCCGAGGGACTCGGTACCCCCCAGACCCTGGTCGACGGCCCGCTGGTCACTGACTACACCGTCAGCAACCTGCAGCCCGCCAGCGTGACCATCCCCGGTTACACCCCGCAGGGTCAGCTGTGGCAGGCCGACATCAACGCCCGCGCGAACAGCGGCGTGGTGACACCCGTCGTGTCCAACTTCAACGCCCGCGCCGGGGAGCAGACCTACCGCGTGATCAGCGCGCCGGCCACTCCGCAGGGCCTCAGCCCCGCCCCGATCACCCAGGGCGGCACCTCCACCGGCAAGGTCTACTTCGACGTGACGGGTGCGGCGCCGACCGAGGTCGTCTACAACGACGGCATGCAGGACGTGCTGGTGTGGGACACCAACCCGGCGGGTGCCCCGGCTCCGAACTCAATTCCGGGTCAGCAGCCCAACACCATGCCCGGCCAGCCGAACACCATGCCCGGCCAGCCGAACCCCGGCCAGCCGAACACCATGCCCGGCCAGCCGAACCCCGGCCAGCCGAACCCGGCACCCGGTATGGCTCCCAGCGCGCCTGTCCAGCAGAGCTAG